GTAGAACCGGTTTCGCTCGATCTTGTCCCGATCGCGCTGATTGCGCCGAGGCTCAAGCGGATCGCCGTCGTGGTGGTTGTGGTCGGTGTTGTCGTCGGCTTGATTGTCAACGTGTTTGCTTCGACGACGGTGGCGCTGCTGGTCGGCTTCATCATCGCCGTGCCGACGTCGCTTGCGATCTTGATGACTCTGCGCCGTCACATCACGTTGTACGGCAAAAGGATTCGCGCGCAGGCCGGGTTCCGAACCGGTGAGGTCGATGCGGCTGAGGTGGTTACTGCCGAGCTCATGGTGCGCACGGGGCGGATCAGCGAAGTCAGCATGAAGTTGACCGACGCGCGATCCAGCGTTCGAATTCCTCTTGCTCTTTACACCGCCGGTGGCGGGCGCGAGCTGGAAATCCTTGCGCTCCGCAAGCTTGCCGACGCTTTGGCGTCGAGTGAGCTGGTGCCGGCAGCAGCCTTGTCGTCGGTACTGATCGAGCAACTGCGCGCGGAAGCGCGTGGTGCCGGTTTGGCGGAGCGGCCACTGTACCGGGCTGTGGAGCTGGTGAGCGCAACGGGAAGAGTGCCGAGAACCACACTCACGGACCACGAAGTGGCGGGTTTGCTGGACTAGCGTGGAAGTCGTTCGCAGAAGTGAAAGCAGAACGGCAAGTGGAGGAGTCGGCAATGAGTGTTTCGCCAGTAACCGTCACGGTGACCGGAGCGTCGGGTCAGATCGCCTACGGACTACTTTTCCGTATCGCTGCAGGTGACATGCTTGGGCCCGATGTTCCCGTTCGCTTGCGACTCCTCGAAATTCCTTCTGCGGTGTCCTCTGCTGAGGGCGTGGCGATGGAGCTCGAAGACGGCGCTTTCCCATTGCTGAGCTCCATCGACATTACCGACAACCCCGACGTTGCGTTCTCCGGCGCACACGTCGGGATGTTGGTGGGTGCTCGTCCGCGTAGTAAGGGTATGGAACGCGCCGATCTGCTCAGCGCCAACGGCGCGATCTTCACGGCACACGGCAAGGCGATCAATAACAACGCGGCCTCTGACGTGAAGGTGCTCGTGGTGGGCAACCCCGCCAATACCAATGCGCTGATTGCGATGAACAACGCTCCCGATGTTCCGAACGTGCGGTTCACCTCGTTGACCAGGCTCGATCACAACCGCGCTATCGCTCAGGTGGTCAAGAAGACCGGTGCGGCGGCGGCGTCCATTCGTAAGGTGTCGATCTGGGGTAACCACTCCGCCAGCCAGTACCCGGATCTGTCTCACGCGACGGTCGAGGGCAAGCCGGCGCTCGACGCGATCGGGGATCGGGAATGGGTGGAGAACGATTTCATCCCGAGGGTGCAGGTACGGGGTACCGCGATTATCGCAGCCCGGGGATCGTCGTCGGCTGCCAGCGCGGCAAGTGCATCGATCGATCACGTCCGCGACTGGGTCGGTGGAACAGCAAAAGGGGACTGGGTGTCGATGGCGGTTCCGTCGGATGGTTCGTACGGAGTTCCCGAGGGCCTGATCTCGTCGTTCCCCGTCACATGCGCCGGCGGCGAGTACAGCATTGTTCAGGGGCTGTCGATCGACGAATTCTCGCGTGCTCGCATCGATATTTCGGTGAACGAACTCGGACAAGAACGAAACGCGGTTCGCGAACTCGGTTTCGTCTGAACCGGATTCGCGCTCAATCCAACGGCACTATCGCCGTTGTGGACGCAAGTTGCGGGTCGAAAACTCCAGCGGTGTTCCGGGGTTCATCTTCGATGGTGTGACGGACTGAGATTTTGCCGGTCACAAGGATGCTCCCCGAAAAGGGGAGCGTCAACAGCGTTCGATATCTCGGATCTGGGCAGTTCTTGTTGAACCGTCGCGTTGCACTTGATCGTCGCCGCGTCGCGCGTTGATTGTGCAGTCGCGCGCTTGATCAGTGCTGCGACTGCTCATTTGTGCTGCGGGAACGAGCTGAATTGTGTGGCGAGTACTTCGACCAAAATACGTGACCCGACGAACATGTTCGTTACGAACATGTTCGTGTA
The nucleotide sequence above comes from Rhodococcus sp. KBS0724. Encoded proteins:
- a CDS encoding malate dehydrogenase, encoding MSVSPVTVTVTGASGQIAYGLLFRIAAGDMLGPDVPVRLRLLEIPSAVSSAEGVAMELEDGAFPLLSSIDITDNPDVAFSGAHVGMLVGARPRSKGMERADLLSANGAIFTAHGKAINNNAASDVKVLVVGNPANTNALIAMNNAPDVPNVRFTSLTRLDHNRAIAQVVKKTGAAAASIRKVSIWGNHSASQYPDLSHATVEGKPALDAIGDREWVENDFIPRVQVRGTAIIAARGSSSAASAASASIDHVRDWVGGTAKGDWVSMAVPSDGSYGVPEGLISSFPVTCAGGEYSIVQGLSIDEFSRARIDISVNELGQERNAVRELGFV